One Glycine soja cultivar W05 chromosome 2, ASM419377v2, whole genome shotgun sequence genomic region harbors:
- the LOC114386088 gene encoding uncharacterized protein LOC114386088 isoform X1, translated as MALSLSYAITKPFLRVQDRSSMNCELQRPKNGVVALIRCESKESSSELPEKHFKLEIGSPIIFIEAPKMIKTAATMPCLRVNSGLVKPGDVGRIVSRKPKDVWAVRLRIGTYLVDGKYFKPLDLAEYS; from the exons ATGGCTTTGTCCCTTTCTTATGCAATCACAAAGCCATTTTTGAGGGTCCAAGACAGAAGCAGCATGAACTGTGAACTTCAGAGACCCAAAAATGGTGTTGTAGCTTTGATAAGGTGTGAATCAAAAGAGTCATCATCAGAGTTGCCAGAAAAACATTTCAAGTTGGAGATAGGGTCACCCATTATTTTCATTGAAGCTCCCAAGATGATCAAGACTGCAGCTACTATGCCCTGCCTCAGGGTCAATTCTGGTCTAGTCAAACCTGGTGATGTTGGAAG GATTGTTTCAAGAAAACCCAAAGACGTGTGGGCAGTGCGGCTAAGAATTGGAACTTATCTTGTAGATGGAAAATATTTCAAGCCCTTGGATTTGGCTGAGTATAGCTGA
- the LOC114386088 gene encoding uncharacterized protein LOC114386088 isoform X2, which yields MALSLSYAITKPFLRVQDRSSMNCELQRPKNGVVALIRCESKESSSELPEKHFKLEIGSPIIFIEAPKMIKTAATMPCLRVNSGLVKPGDVGSMRSHMRTGTRWCTLPYLDHDI from the exons ATGGCTTTGTCCCTTTCTTATGCAATCACAAAGCCATTTTTGAGGGTCCAAGACAGAAGCAGCATGAACTGTGAACTTCAGAGACCCAAAAATGGTGTTGTAGCTTTGATAAGGTGTGAATCAAAAGAGTCATCATCAGAGTTGCCAGAAAAACATTTCAAGTTGGAGATAGGGTCACCCATTATTTTCATTGAAGCTCCCAAGATGATCAAGACTGCAGCTACTATGCCCTGCCTCAGGGTCAATTCTGGTCTAGTCAAACCTGGTGATGTTGGAAG cATGAGGAGTCACATGAGAACTGGGACACGATGGTGTACATTACCATACCTCGACCACGACATTTAG
- the LOC114386099 gene encoding thioredoxin M3, chloroplastic-like, whose product MASFSITSSPPTLHKATITDPSSSSSHAFPHRSPFVLRMPHQPHRPQTPLVLPKIQSLRNETRAIPVTKDLWDNSILKSEIPVLVIFYANWCGPCRMVHRIIDEIATEYAGKLKCFIVNTDTDMQIAEDYEIKAVPVVLMFKNGKKCDSVIGTMPKEFYVAAIEGVLKP is encoded by the exons atggCTTCATTTTCTATCACCTCCTCGCCTCCCACCCTTCACAAAGCCACTATCACcgacccttcttcttcttcttcccacgCCTTCCCTCACCGTTCTCCCTTCGTTTTACGCATGCCCCACCAACCCCATCGCCCTCAAACTCCTCTTGTTTTGCCCAAGATTCAATCTTTGCGCAACGAAACTAgag CTATTCCAGTTACCAAAGACCTGTGGGATAATTCAATTCTGAAAAGTGAAATCCCAGTCCTTGTTATATTCTATGCAAATTGGTGCGGCCCGTGCAGGATGGTTCACCGGATAATAGATGAGATCGCAACAGAGTATGCTGGGAAACTCAAATGTTTTATAGTCAACACAGACACTGACATGCAAATTGCTGAGGACTATGAAATTAAGGCTGTACCAGTGGTTTTGATGTTTAAAAATGGCAAGAAATGTGATTCTGTAATTGGTACCATGCCAAAGGAGTTTTATGTGGCTGCTATAGAGGGGGTGCTCAAGCCCTAA
- the LOC114386116 gene encoding uncharacterized protein LOC114386116, producing MATPSKSTPIIASDTLEQKGKTMTESNANILQCPLNQQLYSSLDGPVAILWDIENCPVPCDVRPEDVAGNIRMALRVHPVIKGAVMMFSAYGDFNAFPRRLREGCQRTGVKLIDVPNGRKDAADKAILVDMFLFALDNPPPSSIMLISGDVDFAPALHILGQRGYTVILVIPANVGVSSALCNAGKFVWDWPSVVRGEGFVPPSKALVPPRGGPVELAGHFMGCHINDNSDGQNEEEAIVYRGMSQSYYNSREFSMVSQSLSEYNNGTLNTTCLPTTMRTHSLPSVLNDVPGGSMMPSSDLNECQLWVQPGDLNGLKGQLVRLLELFGGCLPLARVPAEYQKLYGRPLYVSEYGAIKLVNLFKKMGDALAVEGKGNRKFVYLRNWKAGPSAPPLSLAKKDKKGKEAQEENVNIVTGGCSSDEFSDEERVVIEEHDERSCIGKGNQGRAAKCEIDDRFIEQFKYELQEILVSYSCRIFLGCFEAIYQQRYKKQLEYQRFGVDKLEDLFEKVSDVVVLHEEPVSKKKFLAAVGG from the coding sequence ATGGCTACCCCAAGTAAATCAACACCAATAATAGCGTCAGACACTTTGGAACAAAAAGGGAAGACTATGACTGAATCAAACGCAAACATTCTTCAATGTCCTTTAAACCAGCAACTCTATAGCTCCTTAGATGGCCCAGTAGCAATCCTTTGGGATATTGAAAATTGTCCAGTTCCATGTGATGTGCGCCCTGAGGATGTAGCAGGTAATATAAGAATGGCTTTACGGGTGCACCCAGTAATTAAAGGAGCTGTTATGATGTTTTCTGCTTATGGGGATTTCAATGCTTTCCCTAGGCGACTTAGAGAGGGCTGTCAGAGAACTGGCGTTAAACTTATTGATGTTCCCAATGGGAGAAAAGATGCTGCTGATAAAGCTATCTTGGTCGACATGTTCTTATTTGCTCTTGACAACCCTCCACCATCCTCTATCATGCTTATATCTGGGGATGTTGATTTTGCACCAGCACTTCACATTCTTGGTCAGCGGGGATATACTGTAATTCTTGTCATCCCTGCTAACGTGGGTGTTTCTTCTGCCCTATGCAATGCTGGTAAATTTGTTTGGGACTGGCCTAGTGTGGTTCGTGGAGAAGGCTTTGTGCCCCCTTCGAAGGCTTTAGTGCCACCACGTGGAGGTCCAGTTGAACTTGCTGGACACTTTATGGGATGCCATATCAATGACAACTCTGATGgacaaaatgaagaagaagcaatAGTTTATAGAGGTATGTCACAGAGCTATTATAACTCAAGGGAATTCTCAATGGTGTCACAATCTCTGTCTGAATACAACAATGGCACATTGAACACGACTTGCTTGCCTACAACTATGAGAACACATAGCCTTCCATCTGTATTGAATGATGTTCCAGGAGGGTCTATGATGCCTTCGAGTGACCTTAATGAATGTCAGTTATGGGTACAGCCTGGGGATTTAAATGGTCTCAAGGGGCAGCTGGTAAGGTTGCTCGAACTTTTTGGAGGATGCCTACCTCTGGCCCGAGTTCCAGCAGAGTACCAGAAACTTTATGGGAGACCTCTTTATGTATCTGAATATGGAGCAATAAAGTTGGTCAATCTTTTCAAGAAGATGGGCGATGCCCTGGCTGTGGAAGGGAAAGGGAATCGGAAATTTGTGTATCTCAGAAACTGGAAGGCAGGCCCAAGTGCTCCTCCTCTCTCTCTGGCAAAGAAAGACAAGAAAGGAAAGGAAGCCCAGGAAGAGAATGTGAATATTGTCACTGGTGGATGCTCTTCAGATGAGTTCTCAGATGAAGAAAGAGTAGTCATCGAAGAGCATGATGAAAGAAGTTGCATAGGGAAGGGGAATCAGGGTAGAGCTGCCAAATGTGAAATTGATGACCGTTTTATTGAGCAATTTAAGTATGAGCTGCAAGAGATTCTGGTAAGCTATTCTTGTCGCATATTCCTAGGTTGTTTTGAGGCTATATACCAGCAGCGTTACAAGAAACAACTGGAATATCAGAGATTTGGTGTGGACAAGTTGGAAGATTTGTTTGAGAAAGTGAGTGATGTGGTGGTACTGCATGAGGAACCAGTAAGCAAGAAGAAGTTCCTGGCTGCTGTAGGTGGTTAG
- the LOC114386108 gene encoding probable receptor-like protein kinase At1g49730: MLCWLESLVGLLAFLGIQLPVIMADCPLNFTGSNFTLASSLCSNHGDRGKCCRYINTNVAISVARFANATGNLGVPQNASDICLQTIFQTLELNGVAQNATAFCGFGTKIPVNYECKGRTSVVQMLQSPRFTEVTKNCKAPLGEESKCKKCLNAGFGYLHHIGIEDNITLSTCRDATFAALASQVDETSIIDIAICFFGVQGLLIPPVSESSPPLPAPKASPSPPRVADGPSHPLLSAPLKGNHHSYHLTLVPGIAIAVTAVAVITLIVLIVLIRQKSRELDEPDNFGKSCSKTLPPCATWKFQEGSSSMFRKFSYREIKKATNDFSTVIGQGGFGTVYKAQFSDGLIVAVKRMNRISEQGEDEFCREIELLARLHHRHLVALRGFCIKKCERFLMYEYMGNGSLKDHLHSPGKTPLSWRTRIQIAIDVANALEYLHFYCDPPLCHRDIKSSNTLLDENFVAKIADFGLAQASKDGSVCFEPVNTEIRGTPGYMDPEYIVTQELTEKSDIYSFGVLLLEIVTGRRAIQDNKNLVEWAQPYMESDTRLLELVDPNVRESFDLDQLQTVISIVVWCTQREGRARPSIKQVLRLLYETSEPMHSEFLQAVEDEEGQGSQHRGRRSKGKMLRNEALFHSGDGRYLASSSSTSRSYCSRTFLLESGSPQSPPNMFSL; the protein is encoded by the exons ATGCTCTGCTGGCTTGAATCTTTGGTGGGATTGTTGGCTTTTCTTGGAATACAGCTTCCTGTCATAATGGCTG ATTGCCCTTTGAATTTTACTGGTTCAAACTTCACACTGGCTTCCTCCCTATGCTCTAACCATGGTGACAGGGGAAAATGTTGTCGCTACATTAACACTAACGTTGCAATTTCTGTTGCTCGTTTTGCTAATGCAACAGGCAACCTAGGGGTCCCTCAAAATGCATCTGACATCTGCCTCCAAACCATATTTCAAACCTTGGAACTTAATGGAGTTGCACAAAATGCAACAGCTTTTTGTGGTTTTGGGACAAAAATTCCCGTTAATTATGAATGCAAGGGGAGAACTAGTGTTGTCCAAATGCTGCAATCCCCCAGATTTACGGAGGTCACAAAAAATTGCAAAGCGCCACTAGGAGAGGAAAGTAAATGTAAGAAGTGCTTAAATGCCGGCTTTGGTTATCTGCATCATATCGGAATTGAAGATAATATAACACTAAGTACATGTCGTGATGCCACTTTTGCTGCACTAGCAAGCCAAGTTGATGAGACATCTATTATTGACATTGCAATTTGCTTCTTCGGGGTTCAAGGACTTCTCATACCTCCTG TTTCAGAGTCATCCCCACCCTTGCCTGCTCCTAAGGCTTCTCCAAGCCCCCCACGGGTTGCTGATGGTCCAAGTCATCCATTGTTAAGTGCGCCTTTAAAGGGAAACCACCATTCATATCATTTGACATTAGTTCCAGGTATTGCTATTGCAGTTACAGCTGTTGCTGTTATCACACTCATAGTCTTGATAGTTCTAATTCGCCAGAAAAGCAGAGAGCTAGACGAGCCTGATAATTTTGGTAAATCCTGTTCGAAAACCTTACCTCCTTGTGCAACATGGAAATTTCAGGAAG GTTCTTCGTCTATGTTTCGAAAATTCAGCTACAGGGAGATAAAAAAGGCAACAAACGATTTTAGCACTGTCATTGGCCAAGGGGGATTTGGAACTGTGTATAAAGCTCAATTTTCTGATGGACTGATCGTAGCAGTAAAAAGGATGAACAGAATATCTGAGCAGGGGGAGGATGAGTTCTGCAGAGAAATTGAACTTCTTGCTCGGCTGCACCATCGGCATCTTGTTGCTTTAAGAGGCTTTTGCATTAAAAAATGTGAGAG GTTTCTGATGTATGAATACATGGGAAATGGAAGCTTGAAAGATCATCTTCATT CCCCTGGTAAAACACCTTTAAGTTGGCGAACTAGAATCCAAATTGCCATTGATGTCGCCAATGCACTG GAGTACCTCCATTTCTATTGCGATCCTCCTCTGTGTCACAGAGATATTAAATCCAGCAACACTTTACTGGATGAGAACTTCGTTGCTAAG ATAGCTGATTTTGGCCTTGCACAAGCTTCAAAAGATGGCTCAGTATGCTTTGAACCTGTAAACACCGAAATCCGGGGAACTCCAG GTTATATGGATCCTGAATATATTGTTACTCAAGAGCTCACGGAGAAAAGCGATATATACAGTTTTGGGGTGTTACTACTTGAAATTGTGACAGGAAGACGAGCCATTCAAGATAATAAGAATTTGGTAGAATGGGCTCAACCATACATGGAATCAGACACAAGATTATTGGAGCTAGTAGATCCCAATGTGAGGGAGTCTTTTGACTTGGATCAGCTCCAAACAGTAATCTCTATAGTAGTATGGTGCACACAGAGAGAAGGAAGGGCAAGGCCTTCGATAAAACAGGTACTTAGGCTTCTGTATGAGACATCAGAACCAATGCACAGTGAGTTTCTACAAGCAGTTGAAGATGAAGAAGGTCAGGGAAGTCAGCATAGAGGCAGAAGAAGCAAGGGGAAAATGCTCAGAAATGAGGCATTGTTTCACAGCGGAGATGGAAGATATCTTGCTTCATCTTCAAGTACGTCTCGGTCGTATTGCAGTAGAACCTTTTTACTTGAGAGTGGCTCTCCACAGTCTCCGCCAAATATGTTCTCTCTCTGA